aggggtgggggcatCACCTGGTGTGGGGCCAATGGCACAGCTCCCTGTTaccctcccctccttctttcccAGCTCTTGAAGCTGGGCACCGGTCTCCTGGAAAGTGGGCGCCATTACCTTACCGCTAGCCGCGCCTTCATTGTCGGCATTTGTGACCTGGCCCACCTGGGTCCACCAGAGCCCATGATGGCGGTATGTGGAGGGTCTGCATCTGGGTGGGAGGGAATCTGGGATGAGGTGATGCTGTGGAAGAGGAGGGCTGGCCTGGGTATGCAGGTTCCAGGCCAGAGCAGGGCTGGGCTGCCGTCCTAGACAGCCACAGCAGGCTGGGACTTGAGTCAGGCGGACCCTGCCACCCCAAGCCTGGTACTCTTTCTGTTCCTCTTCTTGTCTAGGAGTGTCTGGAGAAATTTACTGTGAGCCTGAACCACAAGCTGGACAGCCATGCGGTAAATAGGGGAAGGTAGGGATTGCAGGGATGGTGGCCGGGTCGTCTCCAGTCCACCCCAACCTACCAACTTCTCCTTCCCTTAGGAGCTTCTAGATGCCATCCAACACACGCTGCAGCAGCAGATCCAGACCCTGGTCAAGGAGTGagatggggctgggcgcggtggctcatgcctgtaatcccagcacttgtgtgGGAAGACAAGccggaaggactgcttgagcctaggagtttgagaccaacctggccaacatggcaaaactcttgtctccacaaaaaatacaaaaattaggccgggcgcagtggctcatgcctgtgatcctggcactttgggaggccaaagtggatggatcgcgtgaggtcaggagttcaagattagcctgtccaacgtggcaaaaccctggctctattaaaaaatacaggaaaaaaaaaaaaggccaggtgtggtggttcacgcctgtagtcccagcactttggtaggccgaggcgggtggatcacaaggtcaggagtttgagaccatcctggccaacatggtgaaaccttatctctactaaaaatacagaaattagctgggcatggtggcatgctcttgtagtcccagctacttgggagactgaggcagagaatcgcttgggctgtggagattgcagtgggttgagattgccactgcactccagcttggtgatagagcaagactccgtctcaaaaaaaaaaaaaaaaaaaaaaaaaaaaaaaaatttagctgggagtggtggcaggtgcctataatcccagctactcaggaggttgaggcaggagcatcgcttgaacccaggaggcagaggttgcagtgagctgagatggcgctccagcctgggtgacagagcaagaccctgtctcaaaaacagaaggGGAGAGGAGTGAGATGGGAGGGAAGGGAGACTTATTTCCCAGAAACCAGTTCTCTGCCCTCTTCCCATGAGCACAGGGGCCTCCCCAGTGACAGAGTTGTGGGCTTGGGGGTTTCTGGTGGTCTGACTTCCATCCCAGGGGTCCCCTCGGGTTTCCCATGATGCAGAGACTAACTGAAAGGACGTGAGGGCCTTATCCTGGGAACGCTCTGCTGGGGCAGGTGGGTGTCAGCTGCGATTCTGTTGTCCCCATCCCTAGAGGTCTGCGGGGTTTCCGAGAGGCTCGCCGGGAGTTCTGGCGAGGGGCTGAGAGCCTGGAGGCTGCTCTGACTCACAACGCAGAGGTTCCCAGGCGccgggcccaggaggcagaagaggcaggAGCTGCTTTGAGGACGGCTCGAGCTGGATACCGAGGACGGGCACTGGATTATGCCCTGCAGGTGCCTGCCCCAACCTGTCTCCATGGGGTACCAGAGCCACAGGTGTcacctggaggctggggagtcgCCAGTGTGCAGTGGGAAGGGTTGCTGTGTTTTCAAGACTGACCTGGGGTCTTTTTGCATCCTCAGATCAATGTGATCGAGGACAAGAGGAAGTTTGACATCATGGAGTTTGTGAGTTGCGGTATGGGTGAGGGCAGGGTGGAGAGGAGCCTGCTGCCAGCACAAGACCAAGGGGAAAGGGGTCCTTACTCAGCCTGGCCCCCTGCCCACCTTGTCTCCCAGGTGCTGCATTTGGTGGAGGCCCAGGCTACCCATTTCCAGCAGGGCCATGAGGAGCTGAGCCGGCTGGCCCAGTATCGAAAGGAGCTGGGCGCCCAGGTGGGACCCAGGGCACAGCAGGTCATGGAGGGAGGTTAGGGAGCTCTGAGCTGACTCTTCTAATAGGGGGGCCTTGGACATCTGAGATACCCTTCCTGTGCCCAGTTGcaccagctggtcttgaattcagcACGAGAAAAGAGGGACATGGAGCAGAGACACGTGCTGCTGAAACAGAAGgtgaggggccaggtgtggtggctcatgaccatcatcccaacatgttgggagactgaggtggaaggattgcttgaggtctggagttcaagattagtctacacaacgtagtgagactccatctctacagaaaattttaaaattagctggtgtggtggtacacacctgtacttctagctactttggaggctgaggtgggaggattgcttgagcccaagagttcaagactgcagtgagctatgatcacaccactgcacttaagcctgggtgaaagagcaagaccctgtctctaaaaataaattttagaagataTGTAAagcccgggtgtggtggttcacgcctgtaatcccagcactttgggaggccaaggcgggcagattggctcaggtcaggagttcgagaccagtctggccaacatgatgaaactccgcctctactaaaaatacaaaaaaaaaaaaaaaaaaggctgggcgtggtgatgggcacctgtagtcccagttactcgggaggctgaggcaggggagctgcttgagcctgggaggtggaggtggcagtgagctaagatcgcgccactgcacaccagcctgggggacagaccaagactccaactaaaaaaatttttttttcaaaaagcagaaaGTGAGGGCTAGGGCTGATGCTGGGGCTGTGGGCAGGAGGCAGACGCCTGTGGCCTTCgtctctgcccacctcagttgCTCTTTGATCCTCTTGTGCCTCCAGGAGCTGGGTGGGGAGGAGCCAGAACCAGGCTTACGAGAGGGGCCTGGGGGCCTGGTGATGGAAGGACATCTCTTCAAACGGGCCAGCAACGCATTTAAGACCTGGAGCAGGTAAGGAGAGGACACCCCGATCAGCCCACCCCACCCAATTATGTATTTTGAGTGGTAATAGTGTGCTAAGCACTGCAAGGAAAAACGGATGAACCCCCTGCCTTTGTAGAGTTTACATTCCATCAGCAAAGACAGACGATAAACCTAGTAAGTAAATTACATGCTATGTTAGAAGGTGATGACGCTATTAGAGAAAGGTAATGAAGCAAGGGATGATGTGGAGAGCTGGATAGGGGTTGCAATTCCAAATAACTGGGCAGGGTGGGCTTCATGAGAAGGTAACTTTTGAACAAAGACTTGAAGGATATCTTGGGGAAAAAAGTTCTAgatagaggccaggtgtggtggctcatgcctgtaatcccagcactccgggaggctgaggcaggcggctcccctgaggttgggagtttgagaccagcctgaccaacatggagaaacccccatctctactaaaaatacaaaattagccaggagtggtggcccatgcctgtaatcccagctactcaggaggctgaagcagcaggagaatcacttgaacccaggaagcagaggttatggtgagctgagagcatgccattgtactccagctgggcaacaagagtgaaactgtgtctcaaaaaaaaaagaagaagaagaagaagaaaagaaggtttTAGACAGAAGGGAGAGCCAGTGCCAAGCCCCTAAGCTAACTGGGGTGTTGGAAGAGCAGGGAGGCAGCTCTGGGTCTGGACAGAGTGACGGAGGAGAAAGTGGTATGAGATGAAATTGGAGCTAATGGGGGCGTGAGTCATTACAGGGCCCTGTGGTTTTTGAAGGGATTTGGGGTCTACTCTGAGGGCAATTCGGAGCTGCTACAGGGTTTGGAACAGGATGGCGACATGCTCTGACTGGACTCCTTCCCCTTCCAGGGCCACTGCTATCCCATGTGGGATCTCTGTGCAATTAGAAAATGGAGCCACTTCCCCAAGATgctttttttaggttttttttttttttttttttttttttttttttttgagacggagtttcgctcttgttaacccaggctggagtgcaatggcacgatctcggctcaccacaacctccgcctcctgggttcaggcaattctcctgcctcagcctcctgagtagctgggattacaggcacacgccaccatgcccagctaattttttgtatttttagtagagacggggtttcaccatgttgaccaggatggtctcgatctctcgacctcgtgatccacccgcctcggcctcccaaagtgctgggattacaggcttgagccaccgcgcccggcctagttttttgtttttttgagacggagtgtcactctgttgcccagcctggagtgcagtggggcaacctcatctcactacaacctctaccccctgagctcaagtgatccttcctcctcagcttcctaagtacctgagaccacaggtgtgtgccaccatgcctggctaatttttgtatttttggtagagacagagtttcaccatgttgtccaagctaggctcaaactcctgacctcaagcaacctgcctgcctcagcctcccaaagtgctgagattactagTCCccaagatactttttttttttgagatgaagtctcactctgtcacccaggctggagtgcagtggcatgatctttgcttactgcaacctctgcctcctggcgattcaagtgattctcctgcctcagtctctcgagcaggtgggattacaggcacctgccaccacgcccagctaatttttgtttttttttagtagcgatggtgtttcaccatgttggtcaggctgggttGACCTCAGCtaatcaacccacctcagcctcccaaaatgcttggattataggtgtggtgAGTCACCTCTCCTGGCCTGATACTTTCATTTGTCAAAAATTTTAGCAATCTTGGCAAGTAACACTGGTgtctagagaaagaaagaaaattaacttttaaagtatttaaaatgtttatttattttgagatggagtctcactctgttgcccagactggaaagtgccatggcacaatctcagctcactgcaatctctgcctcccgggatcaagagattctcctgtctcagccggGTGCgttgcctcacgcctgtaatcccagcacttttgggaggctgaggtgggcagatcatgaggtcaggagttcgagaccagcctggccagcatggtaaaaccctgtctctactaaaaggataaaaattagctgggagtggtggcgcacacctgtaatcctagctactcaggagtctgaggcagtagaattgtttgaatctgggaggtgaaggctgcagtgagctgagatggagccactgccctccagcctgggtgacagagcaagacaccgtctcaggaaaaaaaaaaaaaaaaaaaaaaaagagagagagagagagagagattctcctgtctcagcttcccgagtagctgggattacagacacccgccaccacgcccagctaattttcgcatttttagtagagaggagtttcaccatactggtcagactggtcgtgaactcctaacctcagatgatccacagtgtcaggattacaggcatgagcctagcctaagtattttttttttttaattgtagcaaTAGACGttttattagaaaaagaattttactGCCATCTGCTGGAAAGTTGTCTTCATAACTAGGTCAAATCTGGGTTGTCCAGAATATGAATAGCACCATTTAGATGTTCCAATCTGCGCAACTGTGCACCCTTCTCTAGAATGTCTCATGGAACGGTCAGCCCAGGTGTCTCTCCTCTCAGTAAGATCCTCATGGGCAAAGAGCACAGCCTCTCTTCCGTCCCTCATCCTAAAGCTGCCCATGTCTGTAATGATTTCCATCTACAGACGCTGGTTCACCATTCAGAGCAACCAACTGGTTTACCAGAAGAAGTACAAGGTGAGTAGGCCTGGGTCCTGGGTGCCTGGGCCCCAGGGAGACTCAGCCTTTGCCTGCGGCTGGACATCCACCCCCTTCTCACCTTGTCCCACCAGGACCCTGTGACTGTGGTGGTGGACGACCTTCGTCTCTGCACAGTCAAACTCTGCCCTGACTCAGAAAGGCGGTTCTGCTTTGAGGTGGTGTCCACCAGCAAGTGAGTGCAATCCCCCGGGGTGATATTCTAATATATCTAAATAGTTACCAATCTGAAAGGCAGGGCCCACCACAATGGAGGCCCCCCATGCAGCTCCAGACCTAAACCTTTGGCGGCTAGATTGGGGGGCCATTGTGGGAGAGGGTACAGGGTGATGGGGGATATTTAGGAGAATATTACCAACTGGTACAgagtccttttcttttcttttttgagacagtcttgcttgtCACCcaaactgaagtgcagtggcacgatcttggatcactgcaaccttcgccccccacccccaggttcaagcgattttcctgcctcagcctcctgagtagctgggattacaggcgcctgccaccgcacctggctaatttttatatttttagtagagacagagtttcaccatgttggccaggctggtcttaaactcctgaccttgtgatctagccccctcagcctcccaaagtgctgggattacaggtgtgagccaccgtgcttggctagaagtcctttttttttctgagacaaagtcttgctctgtcgcccaggctggagtagtggtgtgatcttggctcactgcaacctccaccacccaggttcaagcaattctcctgtctcgcctcctgagcagctgggactacaggcacacgagacaacacccagttaactttttgtattttttttttttttttttttttttttgagacggagttttgctcttgttacccagactggagtgcaatggcgcgatctcggctcaccgcaacctccgcctcccgggtttaggcaattctcctgcctcagcctcctgagtagctgggattacaggcacgtgccaccatgcccagctaattttgtgtgtgtgtttttttttttttttttttttttttttgagacggagtttcgctcttgttacccaggctagagtgcaatggcacgatctcggctcaccgcaacctccgcctcctgggttcaggcaattctcctgcctcagcctcctgagtagctgggattacaggcatgagccaccatgcccagctaatttttttgtatttttagtagagacagggtttcaccatgttgaccaggatggtctcgatctctcaacctcgtgatccacccgcctcggcctcccaaagtgctgggattacaggcttgagccaccgcgcccggcccttttttgtgtttttagtagagacggggtttcaccatgttgaccaggatggtctcgatctctcgacctcgtgatccacccgcctcggcctcccaaagtgctgggattacaagcttgagccaccgcacccggccactttttgtattttttttttttaagtagagatgggttttcaccatattggccaggctggtcttgaactcctgagcttgtgatctacctgcctgggcctcccaaaattctggaattataggtgtgagccaccgcgcctggctaaaagTCTTTCAATATGACTGGGACTGGCTGAATACTGGTTCAATGTCAGCCTGCCCATCCTGCCACTTTGCTTCCCAGCCTCAGACTCCGCTACTCTCTCCCTCACCCTCCTACCTAGGTCCTGCTTCCTCCAGGCTGACTCAGAGCGCCTCCTGCAGCTGTGGGTCAGTGCTGTGCAGAGCAGCATCGCTTCTGCCTTCAGTCAGGCTCACCTTGATGACAGCCCCAGGGGTCTGGGCCAGGTACCTtaacctgggggtgggggtgcagagCCAGGCTGCCTGTGGGGATGGGGCACCCCTTACCCTAGGCCCCTCGGCCACcctttctccccctctcccccaggGCTCAGGACACCTGGCCATAGGCTCTGCTGCCACCCTGGGCTCTGGTGGAATGGCCAGGGGAAGGGAGCCTGGGGGAGTCGGGCACGTGGCAGCCCAGGTACAGAGTGTGGATGGCAATGCCCAGTGCTGCGACTGCCGGGAGCCAGCCCCGGAGTGGGCCAGCATCAACCTTGGCGTCACCCTCTGCATTGAGTGTTCCGGCATCCACAGGTCACTCCCGAAGCCCAAGCATGAGTCCTGCTCCTTCAGGCTGCAGCGCAGCTCCCAATATAGAGCTCATCACACAggcccctctttccttccctgtccTGGCTTCTTCTCTTAGCTTCTGGCTTTGTCACTGGGCACCGGGCCTGGGCCCAAGCCTGTGGGGTGCCAGTTGGACCCAGGTGGGCCTAGCCCCTCTGTATCCTAGTCTGGCCAGAATTGCAGGACACCCAGTTTGTTGGCTTGGTTGGAAGAAATGTGGAGTCAAGGTTGCTGAGGGTGGGGAAGCCAATGAAGACCAGAGAAGAGGTCATGAGGCCTTAGGAAGTCTCTAGAGCCCTCACCCCCCCACCTCAGTGtggtggaaggagggaaggagggtgacATGGGAGAGACTGTCCAGGCTAAAGTGTCACTAGGAAGGGAGGTGGCTAGAGCAATGAGGGTCTCGAAATGAAAcctaaggaagaagaaatggtGACGGGGCAGGGTCCTGTGGGGCCAGGTGGGGGCTACATGGTGGCTACATGGCACAGCTGCCCTGCCTCCTGGGCCGGCACCTCTGCATGGGCTCCCCTGCTGGCCTTGCCTCCCAGTATCCAGGTGCAGTGCAGCTCCCCAGGCCACTCCCCATACAGGACCTGACCCTCCCCTCTGGCCCTCCAGGAGTCTTGGTGTTCACTTCTCCAAAGTCCGGTCTCTGACCCTCGACTCATGGGAGCCAGAACTAGTGAAGGTAACTTGGGGCACTGTGAAGATTGGAGGCAAGAACGTCGGGGGCAAGGAAATCGGGGTGCAGGGGCCTGAGCCCTGAGGAGACAGATACTCACCGTCACCCTCCCTGTCTCTGACCCTGTCTGGGCCTCCTGAAGCTCATGTGCGAGCTGGGAAATGTCGTCATCAATCAGATCTATGAGGCCCGTGTGGAGGCCATGGCAGTGAAGAAACCAGGGCCCAGCTGCTCCCGGTGAGCTTGGGGTTCAGCCTCCTAGGGGAATGGAGGGAACCTGGAGCAAGAAGTGGGAAGACTGTCTGCTTCTCCCCTCCCACAGACAGGAGAAAGAGGCCTGGATTCAAGCTAAATACGTGGAGAAGAAGTTCCTGACCAAGCTGCCTGAGATTCGAGGGCGAAGAGGTGGCCGGGGGCCCCCAAGGGGGCAGCCTCCTGTGCCCCCGAAGCCTTCCATCAGGCCTCGGCCAGGAAGCTTGAGATCCAAGCCAGGTATAGGGCAGGTTGGGCATTCATTGAACATCTGCTATGAGCTCAGCCCTGTGCCAGGTTCTGTAGGGAGGTACAGAGGGTAAGGCCCAGGCCTTCCCCTGGAGCATGGTGGCAGGACCAGACTGCAGTTTCAGGGGTTATGGTGGAGTGTCACATGAAGAATGGGAAGGAGTGTGGAGCTGGGTGTAGGCAGGAAGGATAAGGGGTGTCAGCAGcatgagaaaaggagaaggagtgGCGGTGGGTTTGGCTGGAGTGGCAGGGGTTGAGAGCTGAGGCCGAGTGTCAAGGAGTCCGCTCACCTGTGTCATCCGGTGGTTGGACCAGATCGGGTGATGACGCCGTCTCTCCCCACACCCCAGAGGCTCCTACATGTACACAGTCACACGTACGCATACCCACGCCTGCATCACTCTACTCCTCCACAGTCCCAAGCCTCCCCACAATTCAGAAGAGACCTGTCTCATTATGGCACTGGGGCACCGTGCTAAGGGTTTTCTTCCCGGACTTGGAGCTGCTTCCCCCTAACAGAACCAAATCCCCCAAACAGAGCCCCCGTCTGAGGACCTGGGAAGCCTGCACCCTGGCGCCCTGCTGTTTCGAGCATCTGGGCATCCTCCATCTCTTCCCACCATGGCCGATGCCCTTGCCCATGGAGCTGATGTCAACTGGGTCAATGGAGGCCAAGAGAATGCCACACCACTGATCCAGGCCACAGCTGCTGTGAGAGCCCTGCCAACTTCCCCACCCTACCCTAGAGCTCTGACACCTACTCCTGACTCTGGGCCCTGCCCTTACCTCCTCTTCCTGACACCTGTTCCCTAGCGCCCCCACCCATATAGAGAGAAGCACTAGAGACTGGTTGCTAAGAGTGTGTGATTTCGAGGCAGAGAACCCAAGCTCTCACCCCTCACAGGAGACTTTTAACAAGTTATTAACCtctgtctcatctgtaaaatagggataacagccaggcagggtggctcacacctgtaatcccagcactttgggaagctgaggctggcggatcacctgaggttgggagtttgtgaccagcctgaccaacatggagaaaccctgtctctactaaaaatataaaattagcccggggtggtggcagatgcctgtaattccagctactcggctggctgaggtagcagaatcacttgaacccaggaggtggaggttgcagtgagccaaaattgcatcactgcactccagcctgggcagcaagaaggGAACTCCATCTGGGGGGAGGGCGGGGGGGAAGGGATAACATACCTCCTAAGCTTGTACTACAGATTAACATATAAATACACGCAAAGAGCTAGAGCCAAGCCTGACGGCTGTAACCCCTTCCACGCTCCTGATGAACACACCCCACCCTTCCATTCTCTGAACTGGCCCTACCCTAAGACATCTTGAACTCTACCACTGAGGATGCCACCCTCAACCCTCTTCTCAACTTCTCTATGCAGAATTCTCTTCTTGCCTGTGAGTTTCTCCTCCAGAATGGGGCGAACGTGAACCAAGTGGACAGTGCCGGCCGGGGCCCGCTACACCACGCAACGATCCTTGGCCACACGGGGTAGGGATGACGGCCGTGGGGAGGAAGGCTGGGAGGAGTTGGGTGGCCGGCTGACCCTGGCTCTTCTCTCCAGACTCGCCTGCCTGTTCCTGAAACGGGGGGCTGATTTGGGGGCTCGAGACTCTGAAGGCAGGGACCCTCTGACCATCGCCATGGAAACAGCTAATGCTGACATCGTCACCCTGTGAGAATGCCTGAAGGGGTGGGGCAGGTGCAGGGATCCCCCCTCCACCCGCCCACGTTCGGTGGGGCCTGGGGAAGGGCCCGGCCAGCGCCGGGACCAGGCGCGAGAAAGGCTGTTCCAAGTGTGCAATGGGACGTGGAGTAGAAGGCAGGCGGGCAGGCGGGGTGCAAGGATGCTCAGCCCACCCTGACAGGCGTCATTGGCCTATCAACATTGCTGTCAGGCATCTTTTTAGCCCAGAACCCCGGTGGGCAGATGAACCAGCTGGAAGAATGGGAAGTTGGGCGGGGAGATGAGAACAGTGTCGTTCATTTCTTAATTCCCTCCCGTTCAGGCTACGACTGGCAAAAATGAGGGAGGCTGAAGCGGCCCAGGGCCAGGCAGGTAAAGAATCCACCCACCCCACTCCCTAGGCACAGCACCTGAACTCTGCGCTTCTGGTCCACGGTGACCTCTCTCCCTAGTGCCCGACTGCATTCATTCCGTTATTTAATAAATGCGTATTGCGTGCGTACGACGTGCCAGGCCCTGGAATAGGGCAAAGCGTAGGCACTGCGCGGCGCGCACGTTCCCACCCACGCTCGGAGCGCGAGGGCCCCAGGCGGGCCCAGGGCCCCGCCCTTCTGCCCTTTTGCACTGGGGCCTAGACGCCCCCcggccttccctccctcccccaggagATGAGACGTATCTAGACATCTTCCGAGACTTCTCCCTCATGGCG
This is a stretch of genomic DNA from Saimiri boliviensis isolate mSaiBol1 chromosome 17, mSaiBol1.pri, whole genome shotgun sequence. It encodes these proteins:
- the ACAP1 gene encoding arf-GAP with coiled-coil, ANK repeat and PH domain-containing protein 1 isoform X1, whose product is MTVKLDFEECLKDSPRFRASIELVEAEVSELETRLEKLLKLGTGLLESGRHYLTASRAFIVGICDLAHLGPPEPMMAECLEKFTVSLNHKLDSHAELLDAIQHTLQQQIQTLVKEGLRGFREARREFWRGAESLEAALTHNAEVPRRRAQEAEEAGAALRTARAGYRGRALDYALQINVIEDKRKFDIMEFVLHLVEAQATHFQQGHEELSRLAQYRKELGAQLHQLVLNSAREKRDMEQRHVLLKQKELGGEEPEPGLREGPGGLVMEGHLFKRASNAFKTWSRRWFTIQSNQLVYQKKYKDPVTVVVDDLRLCTVKLCPDSERRFCFEVVSTSKSCFLQADSERLLQLWVSAVQSSIASAFSQAHLDDSPRGLGQGSGHLAIGSAATLGSGGMARGREPGGVGHVAAQVQSVDGNAQCCDCREPAPEWASINLGVTLCIECSGIHRSLGVHFSKVRSLTLDSWEPELVKLMCELGNVVINQIYEARVEAMAVKKPGPSCSRQEKEAWIQAKYVEKKFLTKLPEIRGRRGGRGPPRGQPPVPPKPSIRPRPGSLRSKPEPPSEDLGSLHPGALLFRASGHPPSLPTMADALAHGADVNWVNGGQENATPLIQATAANSLLACEFLLQNGANVNQVDSAGRGPLHHATILGHTGLACLFLKRGADLGARDSEGRDPLTIAMETANADIVTLLRLAKMREAEAAQGQAGDETYLDIFRDFSLMASDDPEKLRRRSHDLHTL
- the ACAP1 gene encoding arf-GAP with coiled-coil, ANK repeat and PH domain-containing protein 1 isoform X2, translated to MMAECLEKFTVSLNHKLDSHAELLDAIQHTLQQQIQTLVKEGLRGFREARREFWRGAESLEAALTHNAEVPRRRAQEAEEAGAALRTARAGYRGRALDYALQINVIEDKRKFDIMEFVLHLVEAQATHFQQGHEELSRLAQYRKELGAQLHQLVLNSAREKRDMEQRHVLLKQKELGGEEPEPGLREGPGGLVMEGHLFKRASNAFKTWSRRWFTIQSNQLVYQKKYKDPVTVVVDDLRLCTVKLCPDSERRFCFEVVSTSKSCFLQADSERLLQLWVSAVQSSIASAFSQAHLDDSPRGLGQGSGHLAIGSAATLGSGGMARGREPGGVGHVAAQVQSVDGNAQCCDCREPAPEWASINLGVTLCIECSGIHRSLGVHFSKVRSLTLDSWEPELVKLMCELGNVVINQIYEARVEAMAVKKPGPSCSRQEKEAWIQAKYVEKKFLTKLPEIRGRRGGRGPPRGQPPVPPKPSIRPRPGSLRSKPEPPSEDLGSLHPGALLFRASGHPPSLPTMADALAHGADVNWVNGGQENATPLIQATAANSLLACEFLLQNGANVNQVDSAGRGPLHHATILGHTGLACLFLKRGADLGARDSEGRDPLTIAMETANADIVTLLRLAKMREAEAAQGQAGDETYLDIFRDFSLMASDDPEKLRRRSHDLHTL